The genomic window gaaagagagagagagagagagagagagggagagagagagagagagagagagagagagagagagagagagagagagagagagagagagagagagagagagagagagagagagagagagagagagagaagagagagagagagagagagagagagagagagagagagagagagagagagagagagagagagagagagagagagagagatgggggtcaagtgtaactgtgtctgtgtgtttgttgtggTTGTCTCACCAAGTCGTCCATCCAATCGAACAAACAGTTCAAAGATGCTGAATGCGATGGTGGTGTGAGCTGGGATCACTATGGCCTTGTCTCGACCTTTGGGGTTTCGACCATCATCAATCTGAAACTGTAGAACCCCAGTCAGATAGGTGAGACAGGGCATTCATCCATTCAACCATTACCTGCTAAGAGTGTCAGATgtcagtgtttctgtgtgtactgtacagtgtgtgagtgtgtgtggtgtgtaggtgtgtgtattgtgtctgtgtgtatggtgtgtgtgtgtgtaggtgtgtgtactgtgtgtgtgtactgtgtgtactgcaTGTTTGTAGGTGTGTGTACCcttatgtgtacgtgtgtgtacccttatgtgtacagtgtgtgtacggtgtgtgtacggtgtgtgtacGATGTGTAGGTGTacgtattgtatgtgtgtgtgtactgtgtgtgtactgtaggtgtgcGTTTACCCTCATAGTCGTCCGTCTCATGCCAGCGTGGACAGTGAGAGAACACTGACGAGTCGTACGGATGCTCTCCATGACAACGCAGAGAACGCTCCGCCCACTTTCTTTGGACTGACGAATCAGACAGTGATCAAGATCCACTTTCCTATAGTGGACAGAAACCAGAACACAAACCTGTGTCAGAAAGACTTTTACTGTccaggtgtaatatacagtatgtacaaccAACATGGTCTCATTAGAATATAAACAGCTTGGTTATATCTGcaaaaagatgattctgagataattggctttaaagttctgaaacctcattggtttgaatggtgtcaacTACTTTTATCTTGTATTATTTTAAACTTAACATGAATTGAGGTATTTAGACTACTGTATAGGTAGAGAACGTTGAACAGAACTATGTCAATAACTAAATGTTGAGTAAAATACAGATAGAACCAATAGTCCCAAGCTActctgcaccaatgtgtcagaggaaacaccatacacccggtcagcgtgcactgcgcccggcccgccacaggagtcacaagtgcgtgatgagacaaggatatccctgccggccaaaccctccctaacccggacgacgctgggccaattgtgcgccgccccatgggcctcacGGTCGCGGCcagttgcgacagagcctgggctcgaacccacaatctctggtggcacagctagccacTGCACCACCCAGGAGGCCCCATCGTAGTTATATATTAACTAACCTGATATATTAGTAGTTTGTCATCGCCATTGTGACCCTTGGTAATATCTTATCAGAAACAAGAATGCAATAGAATAAAGTTGAAGCTATTTTCCACCACCTGCAGTGTACCTGGAGTTGAGTTCCCTGAGTAGAGTTGGGACCTCCACCTCGTGTTTGGTGACGATCCCAAAGGAGGCTTTGACGGCCACAGAGTCTGAACCACTGATGTTGAACCCCACGTCGTTCATCAGGTGGTTCCCTAATCTGCCGTTCAGGGCCACGTCAGATTTGTCCTCATAGTTCAGGAGCTGGTACGACGACACCCCTGTTTGAATGCAATAAAAGGCCTTGTTAAAGGCATCTGATATTGTATGGGACTAGCTTTTCATCTGCAGAAAACACATGACGGTCCTGCTTTACTTTGTCAAAGAGAGAGAccgttataatgcattatgagcCCATTATAATGCCTTATAAGCTATTCATAATGCACTATAATGAATGACATAGGCGTTAATAGCTGCTGATAAAAATGCATTCCTCctctcactggactctacctgcTGTGATCTCCTTCTCCCCCACCAGGATGTCTTTCAGGGAGAAGGGGGTTGAGGCATACTTGGTTTTCTTCCAGAagtgtctcttcctcttcctggtgACCAGGCTGAGCGGTTGGTAGCGGTCAGCCTCACTCAGACTCGGTACGGGGATCAACCGACCTGTGTCTCCCACCTGCTTCACAAAGTTCTTGGTCGCCGCAGCGAACATAGCGGTGACCAAGAAACAGCAGACGGGTGCAGGAGTCACTGCTGGACACGCACGGCAGCAACAGGTAAGTGTCCGCTGTCCAGGCAAATGTCAATCCTTTAGTTTACACTATTAAAGAAGTTTATTCTTCTCTTTTTCTTATCTTTGGTGAGTTCACATTGGGAAGTTCTGCACAGGTGGACAGTTGTTCTGATAGATCTCTCTCAAACAAGTAGAGTCATTCAGCTGTGCAGCTCAGGGCTCAGGGCTAATGAATAATGGAGACACCACGTAAGGGGATATGGGGACAAGCTGTCCCATAACATGATTGGACAGGTAGTTCCCTTCATTCTTCCTGTCATGTGACCAGTGAGCTCATCAATGGGTTATGCAGTACTTCCTGTGCTACTCTGTCTTTGAGGCCCTAGATGTCTATCAATAATGCTGCCCTAAGTGCTGAAAGAGATATCAGTGTAAGTAAGGTATCAATAGTTTCATTGTAGCTGGTTAGGGAATCTGATCACATTCAAATGGGTCAGGGTTACACaccttaaaggaaaactccacccaaaagcTATCTATTGGTGTGGTCCCAAATGTTGTTGATATAGTcacaaatgttttgcatgtcagcaatcaagttttcaagatatataaccttcataatacagaaatacagccggtatgatacattcagcatcacatgaaagttatatatcttgaaaacttgattgctgacatgcattttttaattgaacctttatttaaataggaaagtcagtgaagaacaaattcttatttacaatgatggcctacaccggccaaacccagacgatgtaGGCCAATTGCGCGCCCCTGTGCCACTTGGggctatatcaacaatggactaatgaaacaaataccagagTAGCATGTGAAACATCTGGTTCCTGTGTTGTGAACTAGCATGACAAATAGCAAGAAGAGTGGTGGTCTTTGTGGTGTCTATGCTCAAATGTACTTTTCTTGTGGTTGTGTCTGGTACCAATAATAGACTAGTCTACATGTTACAGGGAGTTTAATACTTCTAGACCAAGGCTTTCCCCACCCAAAGATCATACAGGATATTTTATGTTATGACCTTGCCTTGCCTTCCTTGTAATTTAGCTGTTTGGCTTGGAAATTAAACGTAATGTTGTTTATTTATGAGACTTTTTAAAAAGTGGGAAATGGGTGTGGTTTCCACAGTGTAAACTATGTCTGTATTCACACTGGTCCATTAACACTGAACAGGAATAGAACGCTCTTTCTAAAGGTCAGAATGACTACCCAGGTAGGCTATTATAGAGATAAGCAGGACACAAAGCAGGACAAGCAGGACACAAACACTTATTACTGTACAAATGACCATATGGGGACATGGAATGAATAAACTTCTGTGAATGCCTTCACAGTTTTAAGTAAATCCAGAGAAACTACTGTTGTGAAGCTGGTGAGCGTTTCCAAGCCTTCTGCTGCAAAATGGCTGCCTTGACATCTCAGAATACATTACCTCCTGCTGGTGTGTTTGTGGTGTTTTGATTTGTTTGGCGCGTCAGGTTTTGTTTGTGTAATCATTTTAATATCCTACCCTCCTCATTTTAATACAGACATTCATCAGGATTTTTGTGTCCAAAAGACATTTTTGATTCATCAAGACAGCTCTTTTACAAGCTATAGGATGACACACATGACatcctatatacactgctcaaaaaaataaagggaacacttaaacaacacaatgtaactccaagtcaatcacacttctgtgaaatcaaactgtccacttaggaagcaacactgattgacaataaatttcacatgctgttgtgcaaatggaatagacaaaaggtggaaattataggcaattagcaagacacccccaaaaaaggagtgattctgcaggtggtgaccacagaccacttctcagttcctatgcttcctggctgatgttttggtcacttttgaatgctggcggtgctctccctctagtggtagcatgagacggagtctacaacccacacaagtggctcaggtagtgcagttcatccaggatggcacatcaatgcgagctgtggcaaaaaggtttgctgtgtctgtcagcgtagtgtccaacgcatggaggcgctaccaggagacaggccagtacatcaggagacgtggaggaggccgtaggagagcaacaacccagcagcaggaccgctacctccgcctttgtgcaaggaggtgcactgccagcgccctgcaaaatgacctccagcagtccacaaatgtgcatgtgtcagcatatggtctcacaaggggtctgaggatctcatctcggtacctaatggcagtcaggctacctctggcgagcacatggagggctgtgcggccccacaaagaaatgccaccccacaccatgactgacccatcgccaaaccggtcatgctggaggatgttgcaggcagcagaacgttctccacggcgtctccagactctgtcacgtctgtcacatgtgctcatgtgctcagtgtgaacctgctttcatctgtgaagagcacagggcgccagtggtgaatttgccaatcttggtgttctctggcaaatgccaaacgtcctgcacggtgttgggctgtaagcacaacccccacctgtggacgttgggccctcataccaccctcatggagtctgtttctgaccgtttgagcagacacatgcacatttgtggcctgctggaggtcattttgcagggcgctggcagtgcacctccttgcacaaaggcggaggtagcggttctgctgctgggttgttgccctcctacagcctcctccacatctcctgatgtactggcctgtctcctggtagcgcctccatgctctggacactacgctgacagacagagcaaacctttttgccacagctcgcattgatgtgccatcctggatgaactgcactacctgagccacttgtgtgggttgtagactccgtctcatgctaccactagagtgagagcaccgccagcattcaaaagtgaccaaaacatcagccaggaagcataggaactgagaagtggtctgtggtcaccacctgcagaatcactctttttttgggggtgtcttgctaattgcctataatttccaccttttgtctattccatttgcacaacagcatgtgaaatgtattgtcaatcagtgttgcttcctaagtggacagtttgatttcacagaagtgtgattgacttggagttacattgtgttgtttaagtgttccctttatttttttgagcagtgtatatatatgctACTGTAATGTCATCTGTAATCAGTAACTGATTCTATTTTTTCAGTAATCTGCTGAACGCTGGCTGTCTGAGACTGAGAGCACAGGAAAAAAGGAAGAAAATTAGAGGTTAGACAACCCTTTAAAAGCGGGAGTGAGAGAGagccgcgagagagagagaagtagagagagagtgaggcggcgggagagagagaagtagagcgagagagagagactgtttctCTGGTCTAGTTCAGGCAGTTCTTTTCTCTTCTCAAGGCTACTTGGATATTACTGGATGGTACTGTGCACTGCAACGCTAGCCtagctctctcatcctcctctcctctcgtcttccTCTCTGCCCTGTACGTGTGTTGGGAAGGTGCCTGTCTCAGGTGCAGACATGGCCACCTCTGTGCTCTCCAGGATTATTCTATGTCTTGCTATATCTCTGGTTCCGGTTTTGACAGTGACCAGCCAGGATGTCAAGCTAGGTGAGTGGACGGGGCTGCACTGCATGACTTATGGTCTGACTGACGGATGATTGTGTTGATTGGCTTGTACTGTGTGATATGAGTTGCTCATGCGTTTAACTTTTTGTTCTACATTTTTATAATTGATTGATTTAATAATTAGAAGTAGTAGGCTCGGCCAGGTGCAGACAACATTACAGACATAAACACTGTTGAAGATAACAACACAGCCAGAAAACCCAGAAATGGTTCCGATCGTTTTTTCACCCCTTTTTTCTATCTGGGATTTTAGTACTACTTcatataaggtctgtgtttcatgtagacttaccctggcatgacgttttgatagcctggtctgtgtttcatgtagacttaccctggcatgacgttttgataGCCTCATGCCAAGCTAAGCCTACACCAAACACACAATTCATTTGAATTGTGGCGGACTGTTGGGGTCCTCTTCGGCAGGTAGATGGCAGGTGGTCAAGATtgacacatcacacatcacacacaatgCAATTTAAAAACAACAGTATAATCAATTACTACTATATCAACCTTATCAACAGCACAGAGGTGCCCGTTTAGGAGTCGCCTCATCAAAGAATACCTCTAATCACACCGACATACTATTTCTCAGATATTTTGTAAGTTAAAGCTATTCTCTGAAGACAGAGTTTTCAGGTAGCTTGGTAACCCGTTCCACAGAACTGCAGCAGAGTACAGGAATTACTTTTTTTCCATGTAGATCTTGAGTCTATAGGGAACACATTTTGTTAAAGTCCCTCTGGGAACAAAGGATTACGGTTGAAAAGCTACCCGTAATATAACAAAGTTACTGGAATCTTCAGTGatctatggcaatctatggtaactttggtgatttatacttgaataataatttaaaaaaaatattcatatatagtattcattttttatatctgtgtccatattgtccatgagtttctagtggatagaccatatggttcaagagaaaatagcatAATTAATGAAAAAGCATCTTATCATCAATGGCATTAattctgcaactcttccaactattgtattttttcacaactgccatcAGTTTGGCCACAAAACATTTACAACATAgacatattgacatagtaaaataaataaaagtgtgtaaaaatatataaataatatttcatgctgaaacaacCCTCATTAAACACAAATGGTTTTCACTAAAATGATGGTTTATATTTCGGATAATGTTTTACAGTTTTGTTATTCCAttttttaattttaaaaatcatcttattagacatatatatatatatatatatatatatatatactgtataaatattttacatgtgataagccacacagagggacacatataattacagacacctgtgataatctgaagtaccacAAAAGGCCACTAGATGTCATCTGATAAGATTCCATATATTCCTTGAAAGTTAGATCAAGCATATCAATGAGAGGATGCAACTCTTTTATAGGGCCTTATTGAACATCTATAGGTGTTGTATAAGCCTTATTGAACATCTATAGGTGTTGTATAAGCCTTATTGAACATCTATAGGTGTTGTATAAGCCTTATTGAACATCTATAGGTGTTGTATAAGCCTTATTGAACATCTATAGGTGTTGTATAAGCCTTATTGAACATATATAGGCGTTGTATAAGCCTTATTGAACATCTATAGGTGTTGTATAAGCCTTATTGAACATCTATAGGCGTTGTATAAGCCTTATTGAACATCTACAGGTGTTGTATAAGCCTTATTGAACATCTATAGGCGTTGTATAAGCCTTATTGAACATCTATAGGCGTTCTATAAGCCTTATTGAACATCTATAGGTGTTGTATAAGCCTTATTGAACATCTATAGGTGTTTTATAAGCCTTATTGAACATCTATAGGTGTTGTATACGCCTTATTGAACATCTATAGGTGTTGTATAAGCCTTATTGAACAGCTATAGGTGTTGTATAAGCCTTATTGAACATCTATAGGTGTTGTATAAGCCTTATTGAACATCTATAGGCGTTGTATAAGCCTTATTGAACATCTAAAGGTGTTGTATAAGCCTTATTGAACATCTATAGGCGTTGTATAAGCCTTATTGAACATCTATAGGTGTTGTATAAGCCTTATTGAACATCTATAGGTGTTTTATAAGCCTTATTGAACATCTATAGGTGTTTTATAAGCCTTATTGAACATCTATAGGTGTTGTATACGCCTTATTGAACATCTATAGGTGTTGTATAAGCCTTATTGAACAGCTATAGGTGTTGTATAAGCCTTATTGAACATCTATAGGTGTTGTATAAGCAATGTTCATATTTCCTTTTCTGTCTTACTATTTCCTTTCTTTTATTTTTCATTcgtatttaaaacattttttaagttTGTGCTTTCGTTTACAGGCCTCAATATCACAATTATTATCTCACAATGAAATATAAAGtactaaaatgtgtattttttttttactttaggaaGTGGTTTGTTTTATAAGTACCATCATACCTCTCACCCACAGCAGGTTTAGTCCAGTTTACAGGCCACCCAGTCTCTGGACCACGTTGGCCTTGCACTCAACATTACACCCAAAAACGGAAAATTAAACAAACACTTTTAATGGATGCTATTTGCACATTGGTCACATTGTAGCTTTTTACAAGTGAGTAAATAAAGTATTCAAATAAAACGAATGGGACAGGTTATCTCAGAAATGATGTCTGGATACAAACATCCATACATGGATAGAAtccatatttttatttagtttttaCAAGGCatgtcagttaggaacaaattcttattactaTAACGGCAACAATTTTTGCATTCAGCAAAAATACATCCCTCTCAGACAGACTACGTGGTAAAGTGATGTTGTGTgcatgactggctggctggctgactggctggcaggGCTATTTCAGTGCAAGGCTGAGGCTGAATGAAGGGTTGTAGAGTGACATGGCCATAATGATGTGGGGACGGACCAAAACAGGCCACTGATTTTGGTCAGGGGTTTGCCAGAGAGTGACCGGACACACCCAGTGAAATGATGCATGCTGGGTATGAATATGCTTCATGCTTTCGGCATCCACAAAGCCCATATCACTTTAGGAGTATACTGTCTTTGAACAGCGAAGAATGTAAGTTACTGATGTGGTGAACAAAACATATTATTGAGTCTGGTTTCTCCCAATTATTCTTTTCCTTGTCACTTTTGTATCTGCTTGTGTAGCGACAGGTCAATCAAGTGATAAGTAGGCCTAACATTGCCTGCCACCTGGGCACAGTTTTTCAAAAGTTATCTGTTCGGGTTTTCGTCTATCGGATAAGATGAAATGCATAGAAACAGAATGAATAGAACGGGAGTCCTCATTCAAGATAATGATTCgtccgttctattcattctatatcTCTGTATTTAATCCTATCCGATAGGTGAACTCCAGATAGATAAGGCCCTGATGACTGGTGTTAGCTCAACCAAGCtgatgcctaggctttagctcagcgggTGAAAGCAGACTTGTTGCAGGCAGGCAACCTGAGTTCAAACCCAGTAGGTCACACTTGCTGCTTGGGGGTTTAGGCCCATGTTGCTATAGAAAACGTCTTAGTGTAAAAAGTCACAGGTATTGTGTAGTAAGGGAGgggtgtattgtagtgtattgtaaTGTCTCATAATAAAGGCAGGAACggaacaaatggaatggcatcaaacacctggaaaccatgtgtttaatgtatttgataccattccactgattccactccagtcattacaacgagcccgtcctccccaattaaggagccaccaacctcctgtggtctaTTGTTTGAGCAGATTAACGCTACAGCGAAAAAGACAAGAAAACCATACTTTCCAAAATGTTCCCCCATGTTCTTTAGCTGTAAAACAGTATACTATTGGACAATGTGTGATAGTGCTTGATAATATAACACCAAGATCACTTTCACCTGACTTCACAGCTGAGCAGCACAGTGTCATGAAGGTCAGTGTGTAGTGGGAAATTATAGCAGGCGGCCATATTGGATAATTAACTGAAGAGGAGCGGTGTTATGGTCCATGTGCAAACCACAAATTGATTCAATTTACAATAACCACAAGCCTCACTTTTATAGTGATCAACCCTCTGAACATAATGGATTTAATAATAACACCCTGGTTGGTGAAGTCAATATACATATTATTGATTCATTTACACTATTCACTTGGGTACAGCTGACTTAATAATGTTATAACATTTTGTAAATGGAAGTTGGTCCATATGATGAAGCGTTTAGATTCCATGGCTGTGGAGTTAGCTGGGTGTGGCCTCTCATGGCTGGGTCAGAAATACAGCCCAGCCACAGGCACATGCTAAGCATAACCTATAATACAGGCCGCTGTGGTTTTCCCTGAAATAACTCCTGCTTTTGAAAAGTAGCTTCTCTCTTGGGGAGAAGCTCGCCCACATAATGAGTACTTAGAAGTGACGTTTTTCATATAAAACTGGCTACGTTTATAAAAGTGAGATTCCGCAATGATACTACAAATAGTACTGCAGCAGGTGGTCAGTGTTGCTCCTAGTTTCACTCCCTTTGTTTCCAACAGAGGCCCCACGACCCCGCCTAGATAATGCCATGGGAAGTGCTTGGCTTGTTTCTTGCTTCCTGGCACCATCTGTATTGGAGCGATGTTTCCCCGATTCACAGATGAATTGTGAAAAGAGCTTCTGTTCTGTGTCATCGACCGTGCTGTATAACATCTTCCTCTTATCGTCAGTGAACTTTAGTCTCAGGGATCTCATTGAAGTGGGAAGAGCAATGTAGGCACCTATTTATAAAGGTACAAAAATAACATCAAGCCCAGAACCTGAATGGAAAGTCTGATTTCTTAGTCTATATTACTGGTTTTGACTTACATGACGTCACTGTCTTACTCAGTACTTATGTCGACTATATTTAGATGTAGGCCTAGAATTTACAACTTCAAATGACAAGTGGGGAGATGTAATTTTGCTAAGTAACGTAATGATTTATAATGAGGAACTTCCTATTTTGTCATAGAAAATGGTGAAATGTCTCTTATGGTGAGCAATCGCCCTACACAACTACATCCTTGGTATGAGCTTCTTCCAAGATTCATAATTACACATTGGAGGAAAAACATTTAACTTCACATTTTGACAACGAAGAGCTTCACTGAAAATGATAGTTGTGTGGAGCTGCTGCACCAAGATACATAAAGAGTAGGTCAGGACTTTCTATCCTGGgga from Salvelinus fontinalis isolate EN_2023a unplaced genomic scaffold, ASM2944872v1 scaffold_0916, whole genome shotgun sequence includes these protein-coding regions:
- the LOC129847661 gene encoding pejvakin-like, with translation MFAAATKNFVKQVGDTGRLIPVPSLSEADRYQPLSLVTRKRKRHFWKKTKYASTPFSLKDILVGEKEITAGVSSYQLLNYEDKSDVALNGRLGNHLMNDVGFNISGSDSVAVKASFGIVTKHEVEVPTLLRELNSRKVDLDHCLIRQSKESGRSVLCVVMESIRTTRQCSLTVHAGMRRTTMRFQIDDGRNPKGRDKAIVIPAHTTIAFSIFELFVRLDGRL